In Sphingomonas sp. LR60, the following are encoded in one genomic region:
- a CDS encoding GspH/FimT family pseudopilin, with product MFLATAWAGARCRTHDARQRGFTLIELMVVITVIGLASAAAVLMMPDTRGRLMDEAARFAVRTRAAHDAAIVEARPVSLWVTPGGYGFDQWRGGAWTPLDGPLGVERWKPGTATTGPARDRLTFDTTGLADRAMTVTLTREGMRTDVVIDADGTVRVAG from the coding sequence TTGTTCCTGGCCACGGCGTGGGCCGGGGCGCGCTGCCGCACGCATGACGCGCGGCAGCGCGGCTTCACGCTGATCGAGCTGATGGTGGTCATTACCGTCATCGGGCTCGCCTCGGCGGCGGCGGTGCTGATGATGCCCGACACGCGCGGACGGCTGATGGACGAGGCGGCGCGCTTCGCGGTGCGCACCCGCGCCGCGCACGACGCCGCGATCGTCGAGGCGCGCCCGGTCAGCCTGTGGGTGACGCCGGGCGGCTACGGCTTCGACCAGTGGCGTGGTGGGGCGTGGACCCCACTCGATGGCCCGCTGGGCGTCGAGCGCTGGAAACCCGGTACCGCAACCACCGGCCCGGCGCGCGACCGCTTGACCTTTGATACCACCGGGCTAGCCGACCGCGCGATGACCGTGACGCTGACTCGCGAGGGGATGCGCACCGATGTGGTGATCGACGCCGACGGGACCGTCCGTGTCGCGGGCTGA
- the gspI gene encoding type II secretion system minor pseudopilin GspI, with amino-acid sequence MSRADPRARGFTLVEIMVALVVFSLAALALIRLEGQTIRSTGFVSETLLAQIVARNVAIEAVTDAQPPTRGRATGIEQAGGRNWTWVRDTQPLGDGDVQRIDVAVSDAGGAVMGRATMVRPPPAPISQVRVGP; translated from the coding sequence GTGTCGCGGGCTGACCCGCGCGCCCGCGGGTTCACTTTGGTCGAGATCATGGTCGCACTCGTGGTGTTCAGCCTCGCCGCATTGGCGCTGATCCGGCTGGAGGGACAGACGATCCGCTCGACCGGCTTCGTGTCCGAGACGTTGCTCGCGCAGATCGTCGCGCGAAACGTCGCGATCGAGGCCGTCACCGATGCGCAACCGCCGACGCGCGGCCGCGCGACCGGGATCGAGCAGGCGGGCGGGCGCAATTGGACGTGGGTCCGCGACACACAGCCGCTCGGCGATGGCGATGTCCAGCGGATCGATGTCGCGGTCAGCGACGCGGGCGGCGCGGTGATGGGGCGCGCGACGATGGTCCGCCCACCGCCCGCGCCGATCTCGCAAGTCAGGGTCGGGCCATGA
- the gspJ gene encoding type II secretion system minor pseudopilin GspJ: protein MTRRTTHEAGFTLVEVMIALMIFGMIAAAGVALLAFSVRAQGATDAALDDNAALNRLVSIMTADMAQAQDRPTRDAAGTLLPAFSGDRSAQPILRLVRGGWANPDQAPRATLQKVEYRLTADGIERVAYPALDGAAPLPAALLVERVQEVRVRFRYAGAWSDTWQGDERATLPQAIELTLVRAGGQSYRLLFLVGTGAPRTTDDTNNGQQGPGSGTPAGTPAGAIDAPR from the coding sequence ATGACCCGCCGGACGACGCACGAAGCGGGCTTTACCTTGGTCGAGGTGATGATCGCGCTGATGATCTTTGGGATGATCGCCGCGGCGGGCGTCGCATTGCTGGCGTTCAGCGTCCGCGCGCAGGGCGCGACCGACGCGGCGCTCGATGACAATGCCGCGCTCAACCGGCTGGTGTCGATCATGACCGCCGACATGGCGCAGGCGCAGGATCGCCCGACTCGTGACGCCGCGGGCACGCTGCTCCCGGCCTTTTCGGGCGACCGCAGCGCGCAGCCGATCCTGCGCCTCGTGCGCGGCGGCTGGGCGAACCCCGATCAGGCACCGCGCGCGACCTTGCAGAAGGTAGAATATCGCCTGACCGCCGACGGGATCGAGCGCGTCGCCTATCCCGCGCTCGACGGAGCCGCGCCTTTGCCGGCGGCGTTGCTGGTCGAACGTGTGCAGGAGGTGCGCGTGCGGTTCCGCTATGCCGGGGCGTGGAGTGACACCTGGCAGGGCGACGAACGAGCGACGCTGCCGCAGGCGATCGAGCTGACGCTCGTGCGCGCCGGTGGGCAATCCTACCGGCTGCTGTTCCTCGTCGGCACGGGCGCGCCGCGTACGACCGACGACACCAACAACGGTCAGCAAGGCCCTGGAAGCGGCACTCCGGCGGGCACACCCGCAGGCGCGATCGATGCGCCGCGCTAG
- the gspK gene encoding type II secretion system minor pseudopilin GspK, producing MRRARPGERGAALLTVLLLVAVIAVMAATALERLRLSTRLAANAVALDAARGYAYAAETLATRRVSTLLQQSRDRVALTGGWSGRPFGLPIPGGTAVARVTDGGNCFNLNGLVTFGFGDAYLVNPQALTRFQRLLRLLRVPEGDAIAAATADWLDSDDDPLPGGAENNDYRGYRTAGTLMADVSELRAVKGVTPEAFKVIRPWVCTLPIARQSVLNVNTLLPEQAPLLAMLLPDSMGVAQAQGLLLRRPPGGYAQTGQFWAQLASAGGATDIGAQSQTAVTTKWFALRIDVANGGAELHEEGLIDARTLPVRLVTRQWGMYHDRCDAPLPAPRRSRSRGAGGGSATMRSSARARGCPR from the coding sequence ATGCGCCGCGCTAGGCCGGGCGAGCGCGGCGCCGCGCTGTTGACCGTGCTGCTGCTCGTCGCGGTGATCGCGGTGATGGCGGCGACTGCGCTGGAGCGGCTCCGGCTATCGACGCGGCTCGCCGCCAATGCCGTCGCGCTCGATGCCGCGCGGGGCTACGCCTATGCCGCCGAGACGTTGGCGACCCGTCGCGTTTCTACCTTGCTGCAACAAAGCCGCGACCGCGTCGCGCTGACCGGCGGATGGAGTGGTCGACCGTTCGGGCTGCCGATCCCCGGCGGCACCGCGGTCGCGCGGGTTACCGATGGCGGCAATTGCTTCAACCTCAACGGGCTGGTGACGTTCGGATTCGGCGATGCCTATCTCGTCAACCCACAGGCGCTGACGCGCTTTCAGAGGTTGTTGCGGCTGTTGCGCGTGCCGGAAGGTGACGCGATCGCCGCCGCCACGGCCGACTGGCTCGACAGCGACGACGATCCACTGCCCGGCGGTGCGGAGAACAACGATTATCGCGGCTATCGCACCGCCGGCACGCTGATGGCGGATGTCAGCGAGCTACGCGCCGTGAAAGGCGTCACGCCAGAGGCGTTCAAGGTGATCCGGCCATGGGTATGCACGCTGCCGATCGCGCGGCAGTCGGTGTTGAACGTCAACACGTTGCTTCCGGAACAGGCGCCGCTGCTCGCGATGCTGCTCCCCGACTCGATGGGCGTCGCGCAGGCGCAGGGCCTGCTGCTGCGCCGGCCACCCGGCGGCTATGCGCAGACCGGGCAGTTCTGGGCACAACTGGCGAGCGCGGGCGGTGCGACCGACATCGGCGCGCAGTCGCAGACCGCCGTCACCACCAAATGGTTCGCGCTGCGCATCGATGTGGCCAATGGCGGCGCGGAATTGCATGAGGAAGGGCTGATCGACGCGCGGACCCTTCCCGTCCGGCTCGTGACGCGGCAATGGGGGATGTACCATGACCGTTGCGACGCTCCTCTTCCTGCCCCCCGACGATCTCGCAGCCGTGGCGCTGGTGGCGGATCCGCGACGATGCGGTCGAGCGCGAGGGCGAGGGGCTGCCCGAGGTGA
- the gspL gene encoding type II secretion system protein GspL: protein MRRSSSCPPTISQPWRWWRIRDDAVEREGEGLPEVTADDRVVAVAPADAVTLHWAALPARSPAQALAAARVVVSDATAEPAHDLHVAVGRERDGERAIAVVAPARMAGWLAALARGGVDPAAVVPAPLLLPEPEEGYVRADLGGQVVARGRTTGWADEPVLTGLVTRGETPRLLDRAALRAAAIDAVAEPVIDLRQGAFARRRRRTSIDWALVRRLAVLAGLILLATLAIDVVRIMRYSFGADAIEQRAATIARQGLPRGTGEGDATRMLGERLSALRGPGQGFTRTAAAIYAIVEAVPDTEITALQFEPNGALRVSLSLAGEAQANTVKSRLADAGFTVESSVFQQSAGRLTGDMTVRP from the coding sequence TTGCGACGCTCCTCTTCCTGCCCCCCGACGATCTCGCAGCCGTGGCGCTGGTGGCGGATCCGCGACGATGCGGTCGAGCGCGAGGGCGAGGGGCTGCCCGAGGTGACGGCGGACGATCGCGTCGTCGCGGTCGCGCCGGCCGATGCGGTGACGTTGCACTGGGCGGCGCTACCCGCCCGTTCCCCGGCGCAGGCGCTGGCGGCGGCACGCGTCGTGGTCAGCGACGCGACTGCCGAGCCGGCGCACGACCTCCATGTCGCGGTCGGCCGAGAGCGCGATGGCGAGCGCGCGATCGCGGTCGTCGCACCGGCGCGGATGGCGGGCTGGCTCGCGGCCTTGGCACGCGGCGGAGTCGATCCGGCCGCGGTCGTACCCGCCCCGTTGCTGCTCCCGGAACCCGAAGAGGGCTATGTCCGCGCCGACCTTGGCGGGCAGGTGGTGGCGCGTGGCCGTACGACCGGTTGGGCCGACGAACCGGTGCTTACCGGGCTGGTCACGCGGGGCGAGACCCCGCGCCTGCTCGACCGCGCCGCGCTTCGCGCCGCCGCGATCGACGCGGTCGCGGAGCCGGTGATCGACCTGCGGCAGGGGGCGTTCGCGCGTCGCCGCCGGCGTACCTCGATCGACTGGGCGCTGGTGCGGCGGCTGGCGGTGCTCGCCGGGCTGATCCTGCTCGCAACGCTGGCGATCGATGTGGTGCGGATCATGCGCTATTCGTTCGGTGCCGATGCGATCGAGCAGCGCGCCGCGACGATCGCGCGACAGGGCCTGCCGCGCGGCACCGGCGAAGGGGATGCGACACGGATGCTCGGCGAGCGACTGTCGGCACTGCGCGGGCCGGGGCAGGGTTTCACCCGCACCGCCGCGGCGATCTACGCGATCGTGGAGGCGGTGCCCGACACCGAGATCACCGCCTTGCAGTTCGAGCCGAACGGTGCGCTGCGTGTCTCGCTGTCGCTGGCGGGCGAGGCACAGGCTAACACGGTCAAGTCGCGGCTCGCCGATGCCGGCTTCACGGTCGAATCGAGTGTCTTCCAGCAATCCGCCGGTCGCCTGACCGGCGACATGACGGTGCGGCCATGA
- the gspM gene encoding type II secretion system protein GspM, translated as MTALKAWFDGRSLRERRLLLVMVALAAVTLVWGAVIRPVRDGLSSSRERYTDAVIRLGTAQAGLRQVKALQRRATPLSAPLADIVRARADAAGFTLASLDVEAPDRIRTAIATARAGALMQWISGLEAEGVLVDSLSVSGNGAGSVTATMTLRARGPDAHPAYYRSPHAVPRAFRGGDARLSPAAARARLDRARRTGLCRA; from the coding sequence ATGACGGCGTTGAAGGCATGGTTCGACGGACGCTCGCTGCGTGAGCGGCGATTGCTGCTGGTGATGGTCGCGTTGGCGGCGGTGACGCTGGTGTGGGGCGCGGTGATCCGTCCGGTGCGCGACGGCCTGTCGTCGTCGCGTGAACGCTATACCGATGCGGTGATCCGGCTCGGCACCGCGCAGGCCGGGCTGCGGCAGGTCAAGGCGTTGCAGCGCCGTGCGACCCCGCTGTCCGCGCCGCTCGCCGACATCGTCCGCGCGCGTGCCGACGCCGCGGGCTTCACGCTCGCCAGCCTCGACGTCGAGGCGCCGGATCGCATCCGAACCGCGATCGCCACCGCGCGGGCCGGGGCGTTGATGCAATGGATCAGCGGCCTGGAGGCGGAAGGCGTCCTCGTCGACTCGCTCAGCGTCTCGGGCAACGGCGCGGGCAGCGTCACCGCGACCATGACGCTGCGTGCGCGGGGGCCTGATGCGCATCCCGCTTACTACCGGTCGCCGCACGCTGTTCCTCGCGCTTTTCGTGGCGGCGATGCTCGCCTTTCTCCCGCTGCGGCTCGCGCTCGGCTGGACCGGGCTCGACGGACAGGGCTTTGCCGCGCGTGA
- the gspN gene encoding type II secretion system protein N, whose protein sequence is MLAFLPLRLALGWTGLDGQGFAAREVTGSLWSGRLVEARFGEIALGDLDAGLSPLSLLIGRARIALESESNDPAQRLAGAVEIGRNRAAIIGASGPLSPGNAFAPLPVSALNLDGVTVRFVDGTCQAAEGRVRATLTGAFLGQPLPGALSGTARCDAGALLLPLTSGAGEGVNLRLWPDGRYRADLTLIPTDPTIAARLDGAGFAVNGAARTFSVDGRF, encoded by the coding sequence ATGCTCGCCTTTCTCCCGCTGCGGCTCGCGCTCGGCTGGACCGGGCTCGACGGACAGGGCTTTGCCGCGCGTGAAGTGACCGGCAGCTTGTGGTCGGGGCGCTTGGTCGAGGCGCGGTTCGGCGAGATCGCCTTGGGGGATCTCGACGCGGGCCTGTCGCCCCTCTCGCTGCTGATCGGTCGCGCGAGGATCGCGTTGGAGAGCGAGTCGAACGATCCGGCACAGCGGCTCGCCGGTGCGGTTGAGATCGGGCGCAATCGCGCGGCGATTATTGGTGCCAGTGGACCGCTCTCGCCCGGTAACGCCTTCGCGCCTTTACCCGTCTCCGCGCTCAACCTCGACGGTGTGACGGTGCGCTTCGTCGACGGTACGTGCCAAGCGGCGGAAGGTCGCGTCCGCGCGACGCTCACCGGGGCGTTCCTCGGGCAGCCGCTGCCCGGTGCGCTCAGCGGCACTGCGCGCTGCGATGCCGGCGCCTTGCTGCTGCCGCTCACCAGCGGCGCGGGCGAGGGGGTCAACCTGCGGCTCTGGCCGGACGGCCGCTATCGCGCCGACCTGACGCTGATCCCGACCGACCCGACGATCGCGGCACGGCTCGACGGCGCCGGCTTCGCGGTCAACGGTGCGGCACGAACCTTCTCGGTCGACGGACGTTTTTGA
- a CDS encoding Leu/Phe/Val dehydrogenase — protein sequence MTSVWDYPDFDSHEGLHLFTDPTSGLKAVIAVHSTTLGPAAGGVRFWHYADDSRAITDALRLSRGMSYKNAMAGLDLGGGKGVVLADRAGATISDDQLVAFGRAVESLGGRYVTAEDVGMSEARMKVIAGETRYVSGLPVAQGAAGGDPGPYTAHGVYLGVRAAAKRGLGTDDVKGVRVAIQGLGSVGGGLARLLAKDGAILTLADVDQARAERMAAELGATTVAPDAILSADVDIVSPNALGAILTERSIPTLKAKIVAGGANNQLETRADGQRLHDAGIVYAPDYVINAGGIINVGLEYLGHGDEAEVMARIAQIPGRLDQVWDEAAASGDPTAEVADRIARRLIGRAA from the coding sequence ATGACCTCGGTCTGGGACTATCCCGATTTCGACAGCCATGAAGGGCTGCACCTGTTCACCGATCCGACGTCGGGGCTGAAGGCGGTGATCGCCGTCCACTCGACCACGCTCGGACCGGCGGCAGGCGGGGTGCGCTTCTGGCATTATGCCGATGATTCCCGTGCGATTACCGATGCCCTGCGTCTCTCGCGCGGCATGAGCTACAAGAATGCGATGGCCGGACTCGATCTCGGCGGCGGCAAGGGTGTCGTCCTCGCGGACCGGGCGGGCGCGACGATCAGCGACGACCAGCTGGTGGCCTTCGGCCGCGCGGTTGAGTCGCTCGGCGGTCGCTACGTCACCGCCGAAGACGTCGGCATGTCCGAGGCACGGATGAAGGTGATCGCGGGCGAGACGCGCTACGTCTCCGGGCTGCCGGTCGCGCAGGGTGCGGCGGGTGGCGATCCCGGCCCGTACACCGCACACGGCGTCTATCTCGGCGTGCGCGCCGCGGCGAAGCGCGGGCTCGGCACCGATGACGTGAAGGGCGTGCGCGTCGCGATCCAGGGGCTCGGTTCGGTCGGCGGCGGCCTTGCCCGGCTGCTGGCGAAGGACGGAGCGATCCTGACGCTGGCCGACGTCGATCAGGCGCGGGCCGAGCGGATGGCCGCGGAGCTGGGGGCGACGACCGTCGCGCCCGACGCGATCCTGTCGGCGGATGTCGATATCGTCAGCCCCAATGCGCTGGGCGCAATCCTCACCGAGCGCTCGATCCCGACGCTGAAGGCGAAGATCGTCGCGGGCGGCGCGAACAACCAGCTCGAGACGCGCGCGGACGGTCAGCGACTGCACGACGCCGGGATCGTCTACGCGCCCGATTACGTCATCAACGCCGGTGGCATCATCAACGTCGGGCTCGAATATCTCGGCCACGGCGACGAGGCCGAGGTGATGGCGCGGATCGCGCAGATTCCTGGTCGCCTGGATCAGGTATGGGACGAAGCTGCCGCCTCGGGCGATCCGACCGCCGAAGTCGCCGACCGGATCGCGCGCCGCCTGATCGGCAGGGCTGCGTAA
- the ccmC gene encoding heme ABC transporter permease CcmC yields MPALHAFANPARFLKIARPLTPILWWAGVALIAIGCWAGLTQTPADYLQGETVRILYIHVPSAWLGMGGWSSIAISSIVFLVWRHPLAMIAARAIAAPGAIFAALCLVTGAIWGRPTWGTWWQWDGRLTSMLLLFFVYLGFIALAQADRERDGDGRIPALYGIAGTVLLPIIRYSVVWWNTLHQGPSIGLTGSSIDRSLLWPLPIMLAGFSFFFGAVVLMRMRTMLAREKAEARLRRRARA; encoded by the coding sequence GTGCCTGCGCTCCATGCCTTTGCCAACCCGGCGCGTTTCCTGAAGATCGCGCGTCCGCTCACCCCGATCCTGTGGTGGGCGGGCGTCGCCTTGATCGCGATCGGCTGCTGGGCGGGGCTGACGCAGACCCCGGCGGATTATCTGCAGGGTGAGACGGTCCGCATTCTCTACATCCACGTGCCATCCGCCTGGCTGGGGATGGGCGGATGGAGCAGCATCGCAATCTCGAGCATCGTCTTCCTCGTGTGGCGGCATCCACTGGCGATGATCGCTGCGCGCGCGATCGCCGCGCCCGGCGCGATCTTCGCCGCGCTGTGTCTGGTGACCGGCGCGATCTGGGGCCGGCCGACTTGGGGGACGTGGTGGCAATGGGACGGCCGGCTGACCTCGATGCTGCTGTTGTTCTTCGTCTATCTCGGCTTCATCGCGTTGGCGCAGGCCGATCGCGAGCGCGACGGCGATGGCCGCATCCCCGCGCTGTACGGCATCGCCGGCACCGTGCTGCTCCCGATCATCCGCTATTCGGTGGTGTGGTGGAACACGCTGCATCAGGGGCCGAGCATCGGGCTGACCGGCTCCAGCATCGATCGCTCGCTGCTCTGGCCGCTGCCGATCATGCTGGCGGGCTTCTCGTTCTTCTTCGGGGCGGTGGTGCTGATGCGGATGCGCACGATGCTGGCGCGCGAAAAGGCCGAGGCACGGCTCCGGCGGCGGGCACGCGCATGA
- the ccmD gene encoding heme exporter protein CcmD produces the protein MNPWPFVTGAYALTLLAAAALAWWSWHQMRDAEK, from the coding sequence ATGAACCCGTGGCCCTTCGTCACCGGCGCCTATGCGCTGACCTTGCTCGCCGCCGCGGCGCTTGCGTGGTGGAGTTGGCACCAGATGCGGGATGCCGAGAAGTGA
- the ccmE gene encoding cytochrome c maturation protein CcmE: MTRKNQRLMLVLLGLGAIAAAALLALSGLRDQAAFFYAPADVAGNLPPPDKAVRLGGMVERGSLKRAADGVSIDFVVTDGKATTPVRFSGIAPDLFREGSGVVAEGHFRPDASFVATNLLAKHDEKYMPPQMAGKMHETRTLEEQR; this comes from the coding sequence GTGACGCGCAAGAACCAGCGACTGATGCTCGTGTTGCTCGGCCTCGGCGCGATCGCCGCGGCGGCGCTGCTCGCGCTTTCGGGTCTGCGCGACCAGGCGGCGTTCTTCTACGCGCCCGCCGACGTCGCGGGCAATCTGCCGCCGCCCGACAAGGCGGTGCGGCTGGGCGGGATGGTCGAGCGCGGCTCGCTCAAGCGCGCGGCCGACGGCGTATCGATCGACTTCGTCGTCACCGACGGCAAGGCGACCACCCCGGTGCGGTTCAGCGGAATCGCGCCCGACCTGTTCCGCGAAGGCTCGGGTGTCGTGGCGGAGGGGCATTTCCGCCCGGACGCCTCGTTCGTCGCCACCAACCTGCTCGCCAAGCACGACGAGAAATACATGCCGCCGCAAATGGCCGGGAAGATGCACGAAACCCGCACGCTCGAGGAGCAGCGCTGA
- a CDS encoding tetratricopeptide repeat protein: protein MGFVALLVLAAAAFAAMALWLRVDRLLWSMVGAALCLGGVGYAWQGRPMVGAAAPQRTTTTPPIDIEETQLRDSMFGRFNADTAYLVAADAMTRSGNDDAAARVVLGGLSKLPQSFILWTWAGVTLAAEAGHRVSPPALVAFRQAARLAPEHPAPPYYLGFAYLEAGDVAKTRKLWARAVQLSPDGTPYRIEIARRLALLDRLIAANDAR, encoded by the coding sequence ATGGGGTTCGTCGCGCTATTGGTGTTGGCTGCGGCGGCGTTCGCCGCGATGGCGTTGTGGCTGCGCGTCGATCGGCTGTTGTGGTCGATGGTCGGCGCGGCACTGTGCCTCGGCGGGGTCGGCTATGCCTGGCAGGGGCGGCCGATGGTCGGCGCCGCGGCACCGCAACGCACGACCACGACTCCGCCGATCGATATCGAAGAAACGCAGCTTCGCGACAGCATGTTCGGCCGCTTCAACGCCGATACGGCCTATCTCGTCGCCGCCGACGCGATGACGCGCAGTGGCAATGACGATGCGGCGGCGCGGGTCGTGCTCGGCGGCCTGTCCAAATTGCCGCAGAGCTTCATCCTGTGGACATGGGCCGGCGTGACGCTTGCCGCCGAAGCGGGGCATCGCGTCTCGCCGCCCGCGTTGGTCGCGTTTCGGCAGGCGGCGCGGCTTGCCCCCGAACACCCGGCACCACCTTATTATCTCGGCTTCGCCTATCTGGAGGCCGGGGACGTCGCCAAGACACGCAAGCTATGGGCGCGTGCCGTCCAGCTTTCGCCGGACGGCACGCCGTATCGTATCGAGATCGCGCGCCGGCTGGCGCTGCTCGACCGGTTGATCGCGGCCAACGACGCGCGCTGA
- a CDS encoding DUF3072 domain-containing protein, translating into MTDTHNPKREPFSNAEKDPDDWTTGDEPMTGAQASYLKTLSEEAGEPFDESLTKGDASKRIDALQEKTGRGK; encoded by the coding sequence ATGACCGATACCCATAACCCGAAGCGCGAACCCTTCTCGAACGCCGAAAAGGACCCGGACGATTGGACCACCGGCGACGAGCCGATGACCGGGGCACAGGCGAGCTATCTGAAAACGCTGAGCGAAGAGGCGGGCGAGCCATTCGACGAGTCGCTGACGAAAGGCGACGCGTCGAAGCGGATCGATGCGCTTCAGGAGAAGACCGGCCGCGGCAAATAG
- a CDS encoding 2'-5' RNA ligase family protein, translated as MTASFEPAPIIVTALFGREDQAFFEAERRAYFPPERNQLAAHLTMFHHLPPSLAPEVKQRLVAETRGVPAPRARIADVISLGRGVAYRIDCEELAAIRASLAAAFAGLLTPQDAGGWRAHVTVQNKVEPAVAKALLADLRATFRPRPVAIAGLAAYWYRGGPWELLSNHSFAA; from the coding sequence TTGACCGCCTCTTTCGAGCCTGCCCCGATCATCGTCACCGCGCTGTTCGGGCGCGAGGATCAGGCTTTCTTCGAGGCCGAGCGTCGCGCGTACTTCCCGCCCGAGCGCAACCAGCTCGCGGCGCATCTGACGATGTTCCATCATCTCCCGCCGTCGCTCGCGCCTGAGGTAAAGCAGCGGCTGGTCGCGGAAACCCGCGGCGTTCCGGCGCCGCGCGCGCGGATCGCGGACGTGATCTCGCTGGGTCGCGGCGTCGCCTATCGCATCGACTGCGAAGAGCTGGCCGCGATCCGCGCGAGCCTCGCCGCTGCCTTCGCCGGGCTGCTGACGCCACAGGACGCCGGGGGTTGGCGCGCGCATGTCACGGTGCAGAACAAGGTCGAGCCGGCGGTCGCCAAGGCGCTGTTGGCCGATCTCCGCGCGACGTTCCGGCCGCGCCCGGTCGCGATCGCCGGGCTGGCGGCCTATTGGTACCGCGGCGGCCCGTGGGAATTGTTGTCGAACCATTCTTTCGCCGCTTGA
- a CDS encoding TrmB family transcriptional regulator — MPPNTALSAFGFTDLESSLYTELLRQAPATGYRLSQRVGKAPANVYQALKVMEQKGVLLASNSSDPVTYTPIPPAELFASLRRDFDRRHTEALSSLSAVYQPTRAEEFFQLRSVAHVVERVRAMIAEAREIVLFDLFPAVFDLFAEDMEAARARGVTVAGIAYREEHAGPTVPFNREAASFVGEGWPGVGVLVVADGAQQLMAQLSLDMEHVLNGLWSDSIFQSCFLHSYVAAHIRLVAFRADPSDPLRELSLQQAQPPGLQMLMAQREGNAG, encoded by the coding sequence ATGCCGCCGAACACCGCGCTCAGCGCCTTCGGATTCACCGATCTCGAATCCTCGCTCTATACCGAGCTGCTGCGGCAGGCGCCGGCCACCGGTTATCGACTGTCGCAGCGCGTCGGCAAGGCGCCGGCGAACGTCTATCAGGCGCTGAAGGTCATGGAGCAGAAGGGGGTTCTGCTCGCCAGCAACAGCAGCGATCCGGTCACCTACACGCCGATCCCGCCCGCCGAGCTGTTCGCCTCGCTCAGGCGCGACTTCGACCGTCGCCACACCGAGGCGCTCTCGTCGCTCAGCGCGGTCTATCAGCCGACCCGCGCCGAGGAATTCTTCCAGTTGCGCTCGGTCGCGCACGTCGTGGAACGCGTCCGCGCGATGATCGCCGAGGCGCGTGAGATCGTGCTCTTCGATCTATTTCCGGCGGTCTTCGACCTCTTCGCGGAGGACATGGAAGCCGCGCGTGCGCGTGGCGTCACCGTCGCCGGGATCGCCTATCGGGAGGAACATGCCGGGCCGACCGTGCCGTTCAACCGCGAGGCGGCGTCGTTCGTCGGCGAGGGTTGGCCGGGGGTCGGCGTGCTGGTGGTCGCCGACGGCGCGCAGCAGTTGATGGCGCAATTGTCGCTCGACATGGAACATGTGCTCAACGGGCTGTGGAGCGACAGCATTTTCCAGAGCTGTTTCCTCCATTCCTATGTCGCCGCGCACATCCGCCTCGTGGCGTTCCGCGCCGATCCTTCGGATCCGCTACGCGAATTGTCGCTGCAACAGGCACAGCCGCCGGGCTTGCAGATGCTGATGGCGCAACGTGAGGGCAACGCGGGCTGA